Proteins from a single region of Bacteroidota bacterium:
- a CDS encoding tail fiber domain-containing protein, translating to MKQLLQNQRLNAVYKAKPLYVTLWTKVIVLFFVLGAWRVGMGQSVFMPGGAPIVPLPQSPVGINIPPAPGIDFHVNGNIRFQGLPNIALANSFLAMDVVGNIFHQTGSLPLMGSALGQSLYWSGTHWQPTSFLNVNPVANFVGVGTAFPALNRNFTAAGGTGPATPAPNVVFAANGSAEFNGDVTCIGNFYLTSDENFKMNFKSLNTDWRKLLILQPYSYDFKRVEGLNLSATHSFGFKAQDVKKVFPSLVSEGDSCLSVNYIGFIPVLTQGVQEHDTKIQALQIENTNLKIENQTMNNRLETLENEKVQLEKRLIALESFIFGKQENSKPFTDNTFDPIGVLNRPALLEQNEPNPFSEETVIHYFLPYASNNAKIEIKDTEGRIVGLFRVTQVGYGNITISAGTLSAGNYFYSLIIDNKIIENKKMVLSK from the coding sequence ATGAAACAATTACTACAAAATCAAAGATTAAACGCGGTTTACAAGGCAAAGCCCTTGTATGTTACTCTATGGACAAAAGTCATTGTTTTATTCTTCGTGTTAGGAGCATGGCGAGTGGGAATGGGGCAGTCGGTGTTTATGCCGGGTGGTGCTCCTATTGTCCCGCTTCCTCAATCTCCTGTAGGAATCAACATCCCTCCAGCACCGGGGATAGATTTTCATGTGAATGGAAATATCAGATTCCAAGGATTGCCTAATATCGCACTTGCAAATAGCTTTCTTGCGATGGATGTTGTAGGTAATATTTTTCATCAAACAGGTTCATTGCCGTTAATGGGATCAGCTTTGGGGCAGTCATTATATTGGAGCGGTACTCATTGGCAACCTACTTCTTTTTTAAATGTTAATCCGGTAGCTAATTTCGTAGGTGTGGGGACTGCCTTCCCCGCTTTAAATCGTAATTTTACTGCCGCAGGCGGTACAGGTCCGGCAACACCTGCGCCTAATGTTGTTTTTGCTGCAAATGGATCTGCTGAGTTTAATGGAGATGTTACGTGTATTGGGAATTTCTACTTGACATCTGATGAAAACTTCAAAATGAACTTTAAGAGTTTAAATACTGACTGGCGGAAGCTACTAATTTTACAGCCTTATTCATATGATTTTAAGCGAGTAGAGGGATTAAATTTGAGTGCGACACACTCTTTTGGTTTTAAAGCGCAAGATGTCAAAAAGGTATTTCCAAGTCTCGTTTCAGAAGGGGATAGTTGTTTATCTGTAAATTATATAGGTTTTATTCCTGTTCTTACGCAAGGTGTACAGGAACATGATACTAAAATACAAGCATTGCAAATAGAAAATACAAATCTGAAGATCGAGAATCAAACTATGAATAATAGATTAGAAACATTGGAAAATGAGAAAGTTCAATTAGAAAAAAGATTAATAGCTTTAGAATCGTTTATTTTTGGCAAACAAGAAAATTCAAAGCCTTTTACCGATAATACTTTTGATCCAATAGGTGTACTGAATCGACCTGCTTTATTGGAACAGAATGAACCTAATCCATTTTCAGAAGAAACCGTTATTCACTATTTCTTACCCTACGCTAGTAACAATGCCAAAATTGAAATAAAGGATACTGAAGGTAGAATAGTTGGTTTGTTTCGTGTGACACAGGTTGGCTACGGGAATATTACAATATCTGCCGGAACATTATCGGCAGGGAATTATTTCTATTCTTTGATAATTGACAATAAGATAATTGAAAACAAGAAAATGGTTCTGTCAAAATGA